In Lates calcarifer isolate ASB-BC8 linkage group LG4, TLL_Latcal_v3, whole genome shotgun sequence, a genomic segment contains:
- the greb1l gene encoding GREB1-like protein isoform X2 — MGNSYAGQLKSARFEEVLHNSIEASLRSSSGDPQPIFTQLYLEPEPYPGNMEDIKPKADLHGGEPPGHELSNGHSSNDLEELDDDDDSDSSSPPLPYLQAPAPDGCCTLDGFCQAGKDLRLVSIATEPIEVPAGFELVGAKSPSIPEHILVCAVDRRFLPDENGKNALLGFSGNCVGCGEKGFRYFTEFSNHINLKLSTQPKKQKHLKYYLVKNSQGALCKGPLICWKDCKTRQFSSNASTSKPSSSSSHSSKENGGTSGHSSSPFSLSDSPPTRTTQASSVFFGSQDLSRDCSFLKPLASTPGNKTLPIVPTALRVNGPTNGLGVDGRPPLLSPSQVSLGPQSQGYRTADLGDSPVSSAMNSGPPKKRHRSWHPTSLVPIPPTAVPVPAIRPIVCSPGSVLGVSPPQPPVAGVIQPQPVAVGETVIVPDNLLNSSGVRPVILIGHGTLPYFYGNVGDIVVSPLLVSCYKSSQLTEKTLETLGLNRNQLLSVETMILLTLQYLARLGSEQIPLREELEQIVLKAMLCCPGGPAISPSQLPWLARLEASVSGGSVQVVVTHNSLGEGISESLRSLSEGPHHQQCLPTYVVIICASKMSSNEFCVLVLGKYQARALAEGMLTTNEFLKEISYELITGKVSVLASHFKTTSLGDNLDKQLVRYQRRRKGQVIQPFQGDVTDHIHSQEAASMSPPSERGDLLSKVFQIYPTQLSVARSLLSQVCSIADSGTQNLDLGRFCKVDFLVLVPPSHILVHQTAQRIRQSGVLVDLGIEDASSAHQKSDKYVVRLDGDVHAKMEAFMRKVKQNPYTLFVLIHDNSHVDLTSALSGSVCHGELQGLADRVVNCQEVLDAMNLLVLQVSCFPYTLQTRQSRISIHNEVHWPSNKSLGEQSPNDLLYFGLRDYSSSLQWGVASPILRCDDAFEKMVHTLLERHPHLHSMVIRSYLLIQQYTEAMMALTSSPSLRDHITPETLAMVEDLINAPSREGSQGRGHMLLVRVPSLQLAMLARERLEDVRDKLGLQLCFAVLLGSPASELNLPRNFTSRLRAWRGCENEDWVPHTYEDLEGLPCIVILTGKDPLGETFPRSLKYSDLRLIDSSYLTRTALEQEVGLACTYVSMGVVQEPKKAVAPRESDGEKATTSLNDGDELERPQSNGSAATRASGSLAENGVSSSDVADSFQKPSTSSCPPDGATMSDVGTATGFKQECDSLGSQFSVNPSKTSKAPPSLYSSSSSSSPSPSSSSTQRPSQSTQCGRDPKPTRVSPRTVILSRAAYNLLAGESGSQLSSFSLLPHADVAWSSPLRPLITHNLQGAEQSTYYRQWTVARQHHADYEAPPVPHPRRLLLSGPPQVGKTGAYLQFLRILFRMLIRLLEVDVYDEEEEEEEDTSEVTTPVNSQWPDIEEIRKLPFDPYPRDPKFNKASPVFSDKSLKDFKQEGGSQTPAKRETKSIRLSRFAAHNVFHHCEQCHHYCEAGPASQLSECTFHAFTFCSSMLGEEVQLQFVIPKSKEQHFVFSQQGSHLESMRLPLVSSKDPDLLKSPIFTPTTGHQEHGLLNIFHAMEGATHLHVLVVKQFELPHYRKYWPNHILLVLPAMFNNAGVGAARFMIKELSYHNLELERNRLEEQGVKRQDVWPFIVMMDDSCVLWNVHQPADGSETSDGGSTFTNVSLKTVLQHMEATPKISLYAMCGTRKWSSSLARNPPSQRFSRCHLHDFVMLNVDLTQNVQYDLNRYSCEEVDFNLRVNSSGLLLCRFNYFSLMKKHIPDGGNKDFQVKPKLMEIENHAPISPSQYVCAPDSEQTLLDAPAQFLLERFLQSCSHRLFPKAVQNRNNPVLSIDSYLNISPEISVCYINSRPHSTNLSHQGLVFSGLLLYLCDSFVVSGLLKKFRFLKGATLCVICQDRSSLRQTIVRLELEDEWQFRLRDEFQTANCSEDRPLYFLTGRHV, encoded by the exons ATGGGGAATTCATATGCTGGGCAGCTGAAGTCTGCTCGTTTTGAAGAGGTTCTTCACAACTCTATTGAGGCTTCGCTGCGCTCGAGCAGCGGAGACCCGCAGCCCATCTTCACACAGCTCTACCTAGAGCCAGAGCCGTATCCTGGTAACATGGAAG ACATCAAGCCAAAAGCTGACCTCCATGGTGGGGAGCCACCAGGCCACGAGCTCTCTAACGGCCACTCCTCCAACGATCTGGAGGAGCTGGACGACGATGACgactcagacagcagcagcccTCCACTTCCCTACCTACAGGCACCTGCACCAGACGGCTGCTGCACATTGGACG ggTTCTGTCAGGCCGGCAAGGACCTCCGCCTGgtctccatagcaacagagCCCATCGAAGTCCCAGCAGGCTTCGAGCTGGTGGGTGCCAAGTCCCCCAGCATCCCCGAGCACATCCTGGTGTGTGCAGTGGACCGCCGCTTTTTGCCTGACGAGAATGGGAAAAATGCACTTTTAG GTTTTTCAGGAAACTGTGTGGGCTGTGGTGAAAAGGGTTTCAGATACTTCACTGAGTTTTCAAACCACATCAACCTGAAGCTGTCCACACAGCCCAAGAAGCAGAAGCACTTAAAATACTACCTGGTGAAGAATTCTCAGGGTGCTCTGTGCAAAGGACCCCTCATCTGCTggaaag ACTGTAAAACCCGTCAGTTCTCCAGCAACGCGTCAACCTCCAAACCCagctcatcctcctctcacagcagcaaagaaaatGGAGGCACCAGCGGACACAGctcctctcccttttccctctcAG ATTCTCCGCCGACCAGAACGACACAAgcatcctctgtctttttcgGGAGTCAGGACCTCAGCAGAGACTGCAGTTTCCTCAAACCTCTGGCTTCCACACCTGGAAACAAGACTCTACCAATAG TACCCACGGCTCTGAGGGTGAACGGGCCGACTAACGGTCTGGGTGTTGACGGGCGTCCTCCCTTGCTGAGCCCCTCCCAGGTTTCCTTAGGACCTCAGAGTCAGGGGTATCGCACAGCTGACTTAGGAGACAGTCCAG TATCTTCCGCCATGAACTCGGGCCCTCCAAAGAAGCGCCACCGGAGCTGGCATCCCACGTCGCTGGTGCCCATCCCACCAACAGCCGTCCCTGTTCCAGCCATCCGACCCATCGTTTGTTCCCCAG GTTCTGTGTTAGGAGTCTCCCCTCCTCAGCCCCCGGTCGCTGGGGTCATTCAGCCCCAACCTGTCGCAGTCGGGGAGACGGTCATCGTCCCTGACAACCTGCTTAACTCTTCAGGTGTTCGCCCTGTCATCCTCATCG GGCATGGCACTTTACCTTATTTCTATGGGAATGTTGGGGATATAGTGGTGAGCCCCCTGCTGGTCAGCTGCTATAAGAGCAGCCAGCTGACAGAGAAAACCCTGGAGACTTTGGGCCTCAACAGAAATCAACTGCTGAGTGTGGAGACAATGATTTTGCTCACTTTGCAGTATCTAGCACGTTTAG gctCTGAGCAGATCCCACTGagggaggagctggagcagatTGTTTTGAAGGCCATGCTGTGCTGTCCTGGGGGTCCCGCCATCTCCCCGTCCCAGCTGCCCTGGTTGGCTCGGCTGGAAGCCAGCGTCTCCGGGGGCAGCGTTCAAGTCGTGGTCACCCATAACTCTTTGGGAGAGGGCATTTCTGAGTCACTACGTTCTCTTAGTGAGGGTCCTCACCACCAGCAGTGCCTGCCCACCTACGTGGTCATCATATGTGCCTCTAAAATGAGCAGCAACGAGTTCTGCGTGCTTGTCCTGG GAAAGTACCAAGCACGGGCCTTAGCTGAGGGCATGCTGACAACTAACGAGTTTCTGAAGGAAATCAGCTACGAGCTCATCACAGGGAAAGTCAGCGTGTTGGCATCTCACTTCAAAACCACCTCACTAG gggACAATCTGGACAAGCAGCTGGTGCGATACCAGCGGCGGAGGAAGGGACAGGTCATCCAGCCTTTTCAGGGAGATGTCACCGACCACATCCACTCCCAGGAGGCTGCCAGCATGTCACCGCCTTCAGAGAGAG GAGATCTCTTAAGTAAAGTATTCCAGATCTATCCTACCCAGCTGAGCGTGGCCCGCAGCCTTCTCTCTCAAGTCTGCTCCATTGCTGACTCAGGGACCCAGAACCTGGACTTGGGGCGCTTCTGTAAAGTGGACTTTCTTGTTTTGGTCCCGCCCTCTCACATTCTGGTACACCAGACAGCACAGCGCATCCGACAATCAG gagtgCTCGTGGACCTGGGGATCGAAGATGCCTCCTCAGCCCACCAGAAATCGGACAAGTACGTGGTGCGTCTTGACGGAGACGTTCACGCCAAGATGGAGGCCTTCATGAGGAAAGTTAAACAGAACCCCTACACCCTGTTTGTCCTCATTCACGACAACTCCCACGTCGACCTCACGAG tgCTCTGTCCGGTTCTGTGTGCCACGGGGAGCTGCAGGGTCTGGCTGACCGGGTGGTGAACTGCCAGGAAGTCCTAGATGCCATGAACCTGTTGGTCCTGCAGGTCAGCTGCTTCCCGTACACGCTGCAGACCCGCCAGTCCCGTATCAGCATCCATAACGAAGTCCACTGGCCTTCCAACAAGAGTCTg ggggagcAGTCTCCCAATGATTTACTCTACTTTGGCCTGAGGGACTACAGCAGCTCCCTGCAGTGGGGCGTGGCCAGCCCTATCCTGCGTTGTGATGATGCATTTGAGAAGATGGTCCACACTCTGCTGGAAAG GCATCCACACCTACACAGCATGGTCATCCGCAGCTACCTGCTGATTCAGCAGTACACAGAGGCCATGATGGCCCTGACCTCTTCTCCGTCTCTGAGGGACCACATAACCCCGGAGACTCTGGCCATGGTGGAGGACCTGATCAACGCCCCGAGCAGAGAGGGCTCCCAGGGCCGGGGCCACATGCTGCTGGTCCGTGTCCCCTCCCTGCAGCTAGCCATGCTGGCCCGGGAACGACTGGAGGACGTGAGGGACAAGCTGGGCCTCCAGCTGTGCTTCGCTGTGCTGCTGGGGAGTCCTGCCTCTGAACTCAACCTGCCCAGGAACTTCACCAGTCGCCTCAGG GCATGGCGAGGGTGCGAGAATGAAGACTGGGTGCCGCACACCTATGAGGATCTGGAGGGGCTGCCCTGCATCGTCATCCTCACAGGGAAAGACCCTCTTGGAGAGACTTTCCCCAG GTCTCTGAAATACAGTGACCTGCGTCTGATAGACTCCAGCTACCTGACTCGTACAGCCCTGGAGCAAGAGGTGGGTCTGGCCTGCACCTACGTGTCCATGGGTGTTGTCCAGGAGCCCAAGAAGGCCGTGGCCCCACGGGAATCAGATGGAGAGAAAGCCACCACCAGCTTGAACGATGGAGACGAGCTGGAAAGACCTCAGAGCAACGGCAGCGCCGCAACCAGAGCTTCTG GTTCTTTGGCAGAGAACGGAGTCAGCTCATCTGACGTTGCAGACTCTTTCCAGAAGccctccacttcctcctgcCCCCCTGACGGTGCCACCATGTCAGACGTGGGCACAGCGACAGGGTTCAAGCAAGAGTGCGATTCCCTGGGAAGCCAGTTCTCTGTCAACCCCTCCAAAACCTCCAAggcccctccctctctttactccagttcctcctcctcctccccctccccgtcctcctcctccacccagaGGCCCAGCCAGTCCACACAGTGCGGCCGGGACCCCAAGCCCACCCGAGTGTCACCACGGACGGTCATTTTGTCTCGGGCGGCATACAACCTGCTGGCGGGGGAGTCGGGGAGCCAGCTGAGCTCCTTCTCCCTGCTGCCACACGCAGATGTGGCGTGGAGCAGCCCGCTGAGGCCCCTCATCACTCACAACCTGCAGGGGGCAGAGCAGAGCACATACTACCGCCAGTGGACCGTCGCCAGGCAGCATCACGCCGATTACGAGGCTCCACCTGTGCCACATCCACGACGCTTGTTACTCAGTGGACCCCCACAG GTGGGGAAAACGGGTGCCTACCTGCAGTTTCTCCGCATCCTGTTTCGAATGCTCATCAGACTGTTGGAGGTGGATGTGtatgatgaggaagaggaagaggaggaag ACACATCAGAGGTTACAACTCCAGTAAATAGCCAGTGGCCTGACATTGAGGAAATTCGAAAGCTGCCCTTTGACCCCTACCCCCGAGACCCTAAGTTCAACAAGGCCAGCCCTGTTTTCTCTGACAAGAGCTTAAAAG ATTTTAAGCAGGAAGGAGGGAGCCAAACACCAGCCAAACGAGAGACCAAGTCAATACGCCTGAGCAGGTTTGCCGCCCACAACGTCtttcatcactgtgaacagTGTCACCACTACTGTGAAGCAGGCCCCGCCTCGCAG ttgTCGGAGTGCACCTTTCATGCTTTCACCTTCTGCTCGTCCATGCTGGGGGAGGAGGTCCAGCTCCAGTTCGTCATTCCTAAATCCAAGGAGCAGCACTTTGTCTTCAGCCAGCAGGGCAGCCACCTGGAGAGCATGCGTCTGCCGCTGGTCTCCAGCAAG GATCCTGACCTGTTGAAGAGTCCAATCTTCACCCCGACCACAGGACACCAAGAGCACGGCCTGCTCAACATTTTCCATGCCATGGAGGGCGCCACTCATCTGCACGTCCTTGTGGTTAAGCAATTTGAGCTGCCCCACTACAGGAAGTACTGGCCCAACCACATCCTGCTCGTGCTGCCGGCTATGTTCAACAACGCTGGAGTCG GTGCCGCTCGCTTCATGATCAAAGAGCTGTCGTACCACAAcctggagctggagaggaaCCGACTGGAGGAGCAAGGCGTCAAGAGGCAAGACGTGTGGCCTTTCATCGTCATGATGGACGACTCCTGCGTGCTGTGGAACGTCCACCAGCCGGCGGATGGCAG tgaaACATCAGATGGAGGTTCAACCTTCACCAACGTGTCCCTGAAGACGGTGCTGCAGCATATGGAGGCCACACCGAAGATCTCCCTGTACGCCATGTGCGGCACTCGCAAGTGGAGCAGTAGCCTGGCTCGCAACCCTCCCAGCCAACGTTTCAGCAGGTGTCATCTCCACGACTTTGTCATGCTCAATGTGGACCTGACGCAGAACGTTCAGTATGACCTCAATCG GTACAGCTGTGAGGAGGTGGACTTTAATCTAAGGGTGAACAGCAGTGGGCTGCTGCTGTGTCGCTTCAACTACTTCAGCCTGATGAAGAAACACATTCCAGATGGGGGAAACAAAGACTTCCAGGTCAAGCCTAAACTCATG gAAATAGAAAACCACGCGCCGATCAGCCCGTCCCAGTATGTTTGTGCCCCAGACAGCGAGCAGACCCTCCTAGATGCCCCGGCCCAGTTCCTGCTGGAAAGgttcctgcagagctgcagccacagactgTTTCCAAAGGCtgttcaaaacagaaacaaccCAGTTCTGTCCATCGACAGCTACCTCAACATCAGCCCGGAG ATTTCTGTGTGCTATATCAACTCTCGTCCACACTCCACCAACCTGAGCCATCAGGGCCTGGTGTTCAGCGGCCTGCTGCTTTACCTCTGTGACTCCTTTGTCGTCTCTGGACTCCTCAAGAAATTCCGTTTCCTCAAAG GCGCCACCCTCTGCGTGATCTGCCAGGACCGAAGTTCCCTGCGCCAGACCATCGTCCGGCTGGAGCTGGAGGACGAGTGGCAGTTCCGGCTCCGCGACGAGTTCCAGACAGCGAACTGCAGCGAGGACCGGCCCCTCTACTTTCTGACCGGCCGCCACGTTTGA